Proteins from one Deinococcus actinosclerus genomic window:
- a CDS encoding MDR family MFS transporter — translation MSAHTAEPEGRIDYAKTLDLPTKRLILLGVLLGLFLSALDQTIVSTALPRITQELNGLSLYSWVTTAYLLTNTALVPIYGKLSDLYGRKPILMIGIVIFLIGSALCGLSGEPFLGNLFGGGMMQLVVFRGLQGVGAAALGSVAFAIIADLFEPVDRPRYQGLFGAVFGLSSVIGPLLGGFLTDQVSWRWVFYVNLPIGLIALAFIASKMPRLASGLKAKVDWLGAFLILVFAVPLLLALTWGADGNYAWGSPQILGLFALSAVSLIAFLFVESRHESPILPLTLFKNPTFAWGALARFMIGAGFLGAILFLSLYLVQVQGVSATKAGTATIPLTVGLIIGAIGSGQIASRMGRYKPLMLIGLIAAGLGFFALSTLNADSSYGSVVFRMVLLGLGLGPALPLYTTALQLAVKPWEIGVATSAGQFFQQMGSTIGTAIFGAILTAGVSSNLATQFAAQAASNQGTVATTLQKISDDIKSGNSKTSGDRSATPEKPEDIQARFATLRENLTRAIQTGDQQALAAVKNDPFIKTLPENARTQLTGIPEGGVPAQVKAGFAQTYATVEQAVNSGDAAQVQALAGNTQLPQALRDNLAKIPAPALASPQARAQILAGIKQGLDQGEAQAEQQATQQALSAALSGVNDGEKITLASARAAKVAFADTISSIYRYSIVVAALAFLATLMMPNLEIPRRAKGERAQPAHVEI, via the coding sequence ATGAGCGCACACACCGCCGAACCCGAAGGGCGTATCGACTACGCCAAGACCCTCGACCTGCCCACCAAACGCCTGATCCTGCTCGGCGTCCTGCTGGGCCTGTTCCTCAGCGCGCTGGACCAGACCATCGTCTCCACCGCCCTGCCGCGCATCACGCAGGAACTCAACGGCCTGAGCCTGTACTCCTGGGTCACCACCGCCTACCTCCTGACGAACACCGCGCTCGTGCCCATCTACGGCAAGCTCTCCGACCTGTACGGCCGCAAACCCATCCTGATGATCGGCATCGTGATCTTCCTGATCGGCAGCGCCCTGTGCGGCCTGAGCGGCGAACCCTTCCTGGGCAACCTCTTCGGCGGCGGCATGATGCAGCTCGTCGTGTTCCGCGGCCTCCAGGGCGTCGGGGCCGCCGCGCTCGGCTCTGTGGCGTTCGCGATCATCGCCGACCTCTTCGAACCCGTCGACCGGCCCCGCTACCAGGGCCTGTTCGGCGCCGTGTTCGGCCTGAGCAGCGTCATCGGGCCACTGCTGGGCGGCTTCCTGACCGACCAGGTGTCGTGGCGCTGGGTGTTCTACGTGAACCTGCCCATCGGCCTGATCGCCCTGGCGTTCATCGCCAGCAAGATGCCCCGCCTCGCCAGCGGCCTGAAAGCCAAGGTGGACTGGCTGGGCGCCTTCCTGATCCTGGTGTTCGCCGTGCCGCTGCTGCTGGCCCTCACCTGGGGCGCCGACGGGAACTACGCCTGGGGCAGCCCGCAGATCCTGGGCCTGTTCGCCCTGAGCGCCGTGAGCCTGATCGCGTTCCTGTTCGTCGAGAGCCGCCACGAGAGCCCCATCCTGCCCCTGACCCTGTTCAAGAACCCCACCTTCGCCTGGGGCGCCCTGGCGCGCTTCATGATCGGCGCCGGCTTCCTGGGCGCGATCCTGTTCCTCAGCCTGTACCTCGTACAGGTGCAGGGCGTGAGCGCCACCAAGGCCGGGACCGCCACCATTCCCCTCACGGTCGGCCTGATCATCGGCGCGATCGGCAGCGGTCAGATCGCCAGCCGCATGGGCCGCTACAAGCCCCTGATGCTCATCGGCCTGATCGCCGCGGGCCTGGGCTTCTTCGCGCTGAGCACCCTGAACGCCGACAGCAGCTACGGCAGCGTCGTGTTCCGCATGGTGCTGCTGGGTCTGGGCCTGGGCCCCGCCCTGCCGCTGTACACCACCGCCCTCCAGCTGGCCGTCAAGCCCTGGGAGATCGGCGTGGCGACCAGCGCCGGGCAGTTCTTCCAGCAGATGGGCAGCACCATCGGCACCGCGATCTTCGGCGCGATCCTGACCGCCGGGGTGAGCAGCAACCTCGCCACGCAGTTCGCCGCGCAGGCCGCCAGTAACCAGGGCACCGTCGCCACGACCCTCCAGAAGATCAGTGACGACATCAAATCCGGCAACAGCAAGACCAGCGGCGACCGCAGCGCCACCCCCGAGAAACCCGAGGACATCCAGGCGCGCTTCGCCACGCTGCGCGAGAACCTCACCAGGGCCATCCAGACCGGCGACCAGCAGGCCCTGGCGGCCGTGAAGAACGACCCGTTCATCAAGACCCTGCCCGAGAACGCCCGCACGCAGCTGACCGGCATCCCCGAGGGGGGCGTGCCCGCCCAGGTGAAGGCCGGCTTCGCGCAGACCTACGCCACGGTCGAGCAGGCCGTGAACAGCGGCGACGCCGCGCAGGTGCAGGCCCTGGCCGGCAACACCCAGCTGCCGCAGGCGCTGCGCGACAACCTCGCGAAGATTCCCGCGCCCGCCCTGGCCAGCCCGCAGGCCCGCGCGCAGATCCTCGCCGGCATCAAGCAGGGGCTCGACCAGGGGGAAGCCCAGGCCGAGCAGCAGGCCACCCAGCAGGCCCTCAGCGCGGCCCTCAGCGGCGTGAACGACGGCGAGAAGATCACGCTCGCCAGCGCCCGCGCCGCCAAGGTCGCCTTCGCGGACACCATCAGCTCGATCTACCGCTACTCGATCGTCGTCGCCGCGCTGGCCTTCCTGGCCACGCTGATGATGCCGAACCTGGAAATTCCCCGCCGCGCCAAGGGCGAACGCGCCCAGCCCGCCCACGTGGAAATCTGA
- a CDS encoding phage tail protein, producing MSEPYVGEIRQFAGNFAPAGWLFCNGQLLPIAEYDVLFALIGTTYGGDGQTNFALPNLQGRVPIHMGSALGTSFPIGSTLGTENVQLTTNQIPSHSHSLGVAATATTSAPGGNLLAPPSAGDLFLEDTPSAAMNASSITASGGSQPHNNMAPYLCVSFIIAVYGIFPSPT from the coding sequence ATGTCAGAGCCTTACGTCGGCGAGATTCGCCAGTTCGCCGGAAACTTCGCGCCCGCTGGCTGGCTCTTCTGTAATGGTCAGCTGCTGCCCATCGCCGAATACGATGTACTGTTTGCCCTGATCGGTACGACCTACGGCGGTGACGGCCAGACTAACTTTGCATTGCCCAATCTTCAGGGCCGCGTACCGATCCACATGGGCAGCGCCCTGGGGACGTCCTTCCCGATTGGCAGCACACTGGGAACGGAGAACGTCCAGTTGACGACCAACCAGATCCCGTCGCATAGCCACTCCCTGGGTGTGGCCGCCACCGCCACGACCAGCGCGCCCGGCGGCAACCTGCTGGCGCCGCCCAGCGCCGGGGACCTGTTTCTGGAAGACACGCCGTCTGCGGCCATGAATGCCAGCAGCATCACGGCGAGTGGAGGCAGTCAGCCGCACAACAACATGGCGCCCTACCTGTGCGTGTCGTTCATCATCGCGGTATACGGCATCTTCCCCAGCCCCACCTGA
- a CDS encoding phage tail protein: MAEPFLAEIRLTSFNFAPRGWALCNGQLLPINQNQALFSLLGTTYGGNGTTNFALPNLQGRMPIHAGTGYNQGQAGGEVNHTLTLTEIPQHTHTVQASSQAGSTPVPTGAVLAAPAHGGNMYGAGPAAAALISSTVAVTGGSQPHMNMQPSLVLNYIIALVGIYPSRP; encoded by the coding sequence ATGGCCGAACCTTTTCTCGCTGAAATCCGCCTGACCAGTTTCAACTTCGCGCCCAGGGGCTGGGCCCTGTGCAACGGACAACTGCTGCCCATCAACCAGAATCAGGCCCTGTTCTCCCTGCTGGGCACAACCTACGGTGGAAACGGCACCACCAATTTCGCGTTGCCCAACCTGCAGGGCCGCATGCCCATCCACGCGGGAACCGGGTACAACCAGGGGCAGGCAGGCGGAGAGGTCAATCACACCCTCACGCTGACCGAGATCCCCCAGCACACCCACACTGTGCAGGCCAGCTCGCAGGCCGGCAGCACCCCGGTGCCCACCGGCGCTGTTCTGGCCGCGCCCGCCCACGGCGGCAACATGTACGGTGCGGGCCCAGCTGCCGCCGCACTGATCAGCAGCACCGTCGCAGTCACCGGAGGCAGTCAGCCACACATGAATATGCAGCCGTCCCTGGTGCTGAACTACATCATCGCGCTGGTGGGGATTTACCCCTCGCGTCCCTAA
- a CDS encoding MarR family winged helix-turn-helix transcriptional regulator — MLPPEQPPPEPDRPPLSPEHVQAAEVFGKTMKRLHRLISSRVMRGMQDELLEWDLSFSQITAMHQLRARAPMTVTQLSELTRLSVPAASHLVERLVKRGLAQRTENPENRREKLVDLTDAGRDIVGRMDSEFVSAYVTAFQGLQLDTVQAATHHLQRVLDEIEPLYSCQEHP; from the coding sequence ATGTTGCCGCCGGAACAACCGCCGCCCGAACCCGACCGTCCCCCCCTGAGCCCCGAACACGTGCAGGCCGCAGAAGTCTTCGGCAAGACCATGAAACGCCTGCACCGCCTGATCAGCAGCCGCGTCATGCGGGGCATGCAGGACGAACTCCTCGAATGGGACCTGAGCTTCTCGCAGATCACCGCCATGCACCAGCTGCGCGCCCGCGCGCCCATGACCGTCACGCAGCTCAGCGAACTCACCCGCCTGAGCGTCCCGGCCGCCAGCCACCTCGTCGAACGGCTCGTCAAGCGCGGCCTGGCGCAGCGCACCGAGAACCCCGAGAACCGCCGCGAGAAACTCGTGGACCTCACCGACGCCGGGCGCGACATCGTGGGCCGCATGGACAGCGAGTTCGTCAGCGCCTACGTCACCGCCTTCCAGGGCCTGCAACTCGACACCGTCCAGGCCGCCACCCACCACCTCCAGCGCGTGCTGGACGAAATCGAACCCCTCTACTCCTGCCAGGAGCATCCATGA
- a CDS encoding FAD-dependent oxidoreductase — protein MRIVIVGGVAAGMSAASRARRFNPDAEIVVFERGEQISYGACGLPYVIGGEVEAFDRLIARTPEQMRARGIGVRLRHEVTGVDAGAATITVTDHASGRSSTEAYDRLLIATGVSPIRPDWAVTPLGGVHVLRDIPDGEALDASVRGAKRACIVGGGYIGLELAEALRARGLSVVLLEKGPEVAGRTLDLGYQRRVRAELERHGVDVRCGVTVQGLTGKDRVSGVQTDRGLVRADLVVVAVGVKPNVALAKAAGARLGRTGAVAVNARQETSVSGVFSAGDNTESVHRVTRRRVHIPLGLPANRMGRIAGVNMAGGEARFPGVVGTGIFKTFDLGVARTGLTQAEADALELKAVSVDVSSTDHAGYHRTSRPIHVRLTAEKGTGRLLGAQLVGENHLSVKRVDVVAALLGERATAQDLFDADLAYAPPFSGVWDVLLVAADRLHRLV, from the coding sequence ATGCGAATCGTGATCGTGGGCGGCGTGGCCGCCGGAATGAGCGCCGCGAGCCGCGCCCGGCGCTTCAACCCGGACGCGGAGATCGTGGTCTTCGAGCGGGGGGAACAGATCAGTTACGGCGCCTGCGGGCTGCCGTACGTGATCGGCGGTGAGGTCGAGGCGTTCGACCGGCTGATCGCGCGCACGCCCGAGCAGATGCGCGCGCGCGGCATCGGCGTGCGGCTGCGCCATGAGGTGACGGGCGTGGACGCCGGGGCCGCCACGATCACGGTGACGGACCACGCCAGCGGGCGCTCCAGCACCGAGGCCTACGACCGGCTGCTCATCGCCACCGGGGTCTCCCCCATCCGGCCCGACTGGGCGGTCACGCCCCTGGGCGGCGTGCATGTCCTGCGGGACATCCCCGACGGCGAGGCGCTGGACGCCAGCGTGCGGGGCGCGAAGCGGGCCTGCATCGTGGGCGGCGGCTACATCGGGCTGGAGCTGGCCGAGGCGCTGCGGGCGCGCGGGCTGAGCGTCGTGCTGCTGGAAAAGGGACCGGAGGTGGCGGGCCGCACGCTGGACCTGGGCTACCAGCGCCGCGTGCGCGCCGAACTGGAACGCCACGGCGTGGATGTCCGCTGCGGCGTGACCGTGCAGGGCCTCACCGGCAAGGACCGCGTGAGCGGCGTGCAGACCGACCGCGGGCTGGTGCGGGCCGATCTGGTGGTCGTGGCGGTGGGCGTGAAGCCGAACGTGGCCCTGGCGAAGGCGGCGGGCGCGCGCCTGGGCCGCACCGGCGCGGTGGCCGTGAACGCCCGGCAGGAAACCAGCGTGAGCGGCGTGTTCAGCGCCGGGGACAACACCGAGAGCGTGCACCGCGTGACGCGCCGCCGCGTGCACATCCCGCTGGGCCTGCCTGCCAACCGCATGGGCCGCATCGCCGGGGTGAACATGGCGGGCGGCGAGGCGCGCTTCCCCGGCGTGGTCGGCACCGGCATCTTCAAGACCTTCGACCTGGGCGTGGCCCGCACCGGCCTCACCCAGGCCGAGGCCGACGCGCTGGAGCTGAAGGCCGTCAGCGTGGACGTCAGCAGCACCGACCACGCCGGGTACCACCGCACCAGCCGGCCCATCCACGTCCGCCTGACCGCCGAGAAGGGCACCGGCCGCCTGCTGGGCGCGCAGCTGGTCGGCGAGAACCACCTCAGCGTCAAGCGGGTGGACGTCGTGGCGGCCCTGCTGGGCGAGCGGGCCACCGCGCAGGACCTCTTCGACGCCGACCTCGCCTACGCCCCGCCCTTCAGCGGCGTGTGGGACGTGCTGCTGGTCGCCGCCGACCGCCTGCACAGACTGGTGTGA
- a CDS encoding ABC transporter substrate-binding protein: MTKTESQTTRRRLLKALAALSGAALPAAAAQVTPRRAARIAVVLPRRSPYPALAETFMTGLTGSLDGHVTLSTVRTGPAPRAAAEAARTALRDSPDLLVLLGDGLTRAAQPALLERPTPVLAAEFGVQRPDLHQPAPLALTVSLHSWEAEWAHARTLARHAGVYLLISHLDSGYDLPFAVTSGLQAGRGTLSGTALFDPAAPDHAALARQIRESGAAHVHVLASGAGAATVGALRRAGFSVSAGGLTAPDLNVPRALAAVSTSLPPVQALGFDAGRWISAALTGPLTPSAVHTALACAAVTGTRGTLSVDAHGVLRAPLTLLGAGKPQALTPPNLLQLEPAGLRSGWLHTYLHA; this comes from the coding sequence ATGACCAAGACTGAATCTCAGACCACCCGCCGCCGCCTTCTCAAGGCCCTCGCCGCCCTCAGCGGCGCCGCCCTGCCTGCCGCCGCCGCGCAGGTCACGCCGCGCCGCGCCGCCCGCATCGCGGTGGTGCTGCCCCGCCGCAGTCCCTACCCGGCCCTGGCCGAGACGTTCATGACCGGCCTGACCGGCAGTCTGGACGGCCACGTCACCCTGAGCACCGTCCGGACCGGCCCGGCACCCCGCGCGGCGGCCGAGGCGGCCCGCACCGCGCTGCGCGACAGCCCGGACCTGCTGGTGCTGCTGGGAGACGGCCTGACCCGCGCGGCGCAGCCCGCGCTGCTCGAACGCCCCACCCCGGTGCTGGCGGCCGAGTTCGGTGTGCAGCGGCCGGACCTGCACCAGCCTGCCCCGCTGGCCCTCACGGTGTCCCTGCACAGCTGGGAAGCCGAGTGGGCGCACGCCCGCACCCTGGCCCGGCACGCGGGGGTGTACCTGCTGATCTCGCACCTGGACAGCGGGTACGACCTGCCCTTCGCGGTGACCAGCGGCCTGCAGGCCGGACGCGGCACCCTGAGCGGCACCGCCCTGTTCGACCCGGCCGCGCCGGACCACGCCGCGCTCGCGCGCCAGATCCGGGAGTCCGGGGCCGCGCACGTGCACGTGCTGGCCAGTGGTGCGGGCGCCGCGACCGTGGGGGCCCTGCGCCGCGCCGGGTTCAGCGTGAGTGCCGGGGGGCTGACCGCGCCGGACCTGAACGTGCCGCGCGCGCTGGCTGCCGTCTCGACCAGCCTGCCCCCCGTCCAGGCGCTGGGCTTCGATGCCGGCCGCTGGATCAGCGCCGCCCTGACCGGCCCACTGACCCCCAGTGCGGTCCACACCGCGCTGGCCTGCGCGGCCGTGACCGGCACGCGCGGCACCCTGAGCGTGGACGCCCACGGCGTGCTCCGCGCGCCGCTGACCCTGCTCGGTGCCGGGAAGCCGCAGGCGCTGACCCCACCCAACCTGCTGCAGCTGGAACCGGCCGGCCTGCGCAGCGGGTGGCTGCACACCTACCTGCACGCGTGA
- a CDS encoding aminotransferase class V-fold PLP-dependent enzyme, translating to MTDAARPDFTPLNRERLIAPGPVEVAPNVLAELAQPQMHHRAQAGIAKLMEAREKLTRLLGDPYDAVITTSSGTGAFEGALVSTTPGGAKVVNAQAGKFSERWGEMARRFGYDTSLVAKPWGEVLDPQEVADAARGAHTLLITHSETSTGALHDLEAIARAAKAQNPDLIIIADGITSYGVAELRPAAWGVDVIVSGSQKGTATPPGLGFVLFSPEVQARMIQNPERGFYLDMTRELAGQKAGNTPQTPAINLIYALSTALDRLLSVPLEVLWAEQRRKTDALIAAGTALGAPAWAPRTSPAVAVLTPPAGITGRQVAAQLAAMGQRALPGQAPHEDAVFRVSTMGYADRYDALAIAGILEDAFSALGVDFERGAAVQAAWNALK from the coding sequence ATGACCGATGCCGCCCGCCCGGACTTCACGCCCCTGAACCGCGAACGCCTGATCGCGCCCGGCCCGGTCGAGGTCGCGCCGAACGTGCTGGCCGAACTGGCCCAGCCGCAGATGCATCACCGCGCGCAGGCCGGGATCGCCAAGCTGATGGAGGCCCGCGAGAAGCTGACCCGGCTGCTGGGTGACCCGTACGACGCCGTGATCACCACCAGCAGCGGCACCGGCGCCTTCGAGGGCGCGCTGGTGAGCACCACGCCCGGCGGCGCGAAGGTCGTGAACGCCCAGGCCGGGAAGTTCAGCGAACGCTGGGGCGAGATGGCCCGCCGCTTCGGGTACGACACGAGCCTCGTGGCGAAACCCTGGGGCGAGGTGCTCGACCCGCAGGAGGTCGCGGACGCCGCGCGCGGCGCGCACACCCTGCTCATCACGCACAGCGAGACGAGCACCGGCGCGCTGCACGACCTGGAAGCCATCGCGCGGGCCGCCAAGGCGCAGAACCCTGATCTGATCATCATCGCCGACGGCATCACCTCCTACGGGGTGGCCGAGCTGCGTCCGGCCGCCTGGGGCGTGGACGTCATCGTGTCCGGCAGCCAGAAGGGCACCGCCACGCCCCCGGGGCTGGGCTTCGTGCTGTTCAGCCCCGAGGTGCAGGCCCGGATGATCCAGAACCCAGAGCGCGGCTTCTACCTGGACATGACCCGCGAACTGGCCGGACAGAAGGCCGGGAACACCCCGCAGACCCCGGCCATCAACCTGATCTACGCCCTGAGCACCGCCCTGGACCGCCTGCTGAGCGTGCCGCTGGAGGTGCTGTGGGCCGAGCAGCGCCGCAAGACCGACGCGCTGATCGCCGCCGGCACCGCGCTGGGCGCCCCCGCCTGGGCGCCGCGCACCAGCCCGGCCGTGGCGGTCCTCACGCCGCCCGCTGGGATCACCGGGCGGCAGGTGGCGGCGCAGCTCGCCGCGATGGGGCAGCGCGCCCTGCCCGGTCAGGCGCCGCATGAGGACGCGGTGTTCCGCGTGAGCACCATGGGCTACGCCGACCGCTACGACGCGCTGGCGATTGCCGGGATCCTGGAGGACGCCTTCAGCGCGCTGGGTGTGGACTTCGAGCGGGGCGCGGCCGTGCAGGCGGCGTGGAACGCCCTGAAATAA
- a CDS encoding GNAT family N-acetyltransferase — MSQPPPPDLPPGWQETGPDDPFVRLVSERHRAHLNALPEPTRRLMHDLQHRAQQQAYRAQYPAHRTYLLSRLTPDGAAARDEVIGYALVDWGEPVTLIDFAVHPDEQGRGQGGAALAALQTWAGRAVVLNVARGNRAERLYRRAGFQPCGGDELNLQMRWVPGRSAGSLP, encoded by the coding sequence GTGAGCCAGCCGCCCCCGCCTGACCTGCCCCCCGGCTGGCAGGAGACCGGCCCGGACGACCCGTTCGTCCGGCTGGTCTCGGAGCGGCACCGCGCCCACCTGAACGCCCTGCCGGAACCCACCCGCCGCCTGATGCACGACCTGCAACACCGCGCGCAGCAGCAGGCGTACCGCGCGCAGTACCCGGCACACCGCACCTACCTCCTGAGCCGCCTCACCCCGGACGGCGCGGCGGCACGGGACGAGGTCATCGGCTACGCGCTGGTGGACTGGGGCGAGCCCGTCACCCTGATCGATTTCGCCGTGCATCCGGACGAGCAGGGGCGCGGGCAGGGGGGCGCCGCCCTGGCCGCCCTGCAGACCTGGGCGGGCCGGGCGGTCGTCCTGAACGTGGCCCGGGGCAACCGCGCCGAGCGACTGTACCGCCGCGCCGGCTTCCAGCCGTGTGGCGGCGACGAGCTGAACCTGCAGATGCGCTGGGTGCCGGGCCGATCCGCCGGCAGCCTGCCCTGA
- a CDS encoding phage tail protein — protein sequence MSEAYVGEIRIFAGTFAPTGWALCNGQILAISQNTALFSLLGTTYGGNGTTTFALPNLQGRAPMHWGTGPGLTPRSLGEVGGAATVTLLSTQMPAHTHTMNAAIDPGESDNPANLALARGSNITPYAPAPAPGTTLSPSTLSVQGGSQPHNNMQPYLTMNFIIALQGIYPPRS from the coding sequence ATGTCAGAAGCGTACGTCGGTGAAATCCGCATCTTCGCCGGGACATTCGCGCCAACCGGCTGGGCACTCTGCAACGGTCAGATCCTCGCCATCAGTCAGAACACGGCCCTGTTCTCCCTGCTCGGCACGACCTACGGTGGCAACGGCACCACCACTTTTGCACTGCCCAACCTGCAGGGCCGCGCGCCCATGCACTGGGGCACTGGCCCCGGGCTCACGCCGCGCAGCCTGGGAGAGGTCGGCGGCGCGGCCACCGTCACGCTGCTCTCCACCCAGATGCCTGCGCACACCCACACCATGAATGCCGCGATCGATCCGGGAGAAAGCGACAATCCTGCCAACCTGGCCCTGGCCCGCGGCTCGAACATTACCCCCTACGCGCCCGCGCCCGCACCCGGCACCACGCTGAGTCCGTCCACCCTGAGCGTGCAGGGCGGCAGTCAACCGCACAACAACATGCAGCCCTACCTGACCATGAATTTCATCATCGCGCTGCAAGGCATCTACCCCCCCCGCTCCTGA
- the serA gene encoding phosphoglycerate dehydrogenase, with protein MTATAPAQADQTAATPLRVLICDEMNPGDLNHPGFQIDYQGNMDRAETLRRLPEYDALITRSRTKVDRELIDAAGPRLKVIGRGGVGVDNIDLDYASLRGLLVLNAPESNNVSAAELAVMHLMAAARGLTRSDSKTRAGQWDRKYLGLELKDKTLGIVGLGRIGSIVADRAQGLRMHVVAFDPYVPDSKFERLGVTRAATLDELLSQVDAITVHTPLTDETRGMIGAEQLARLKKGAIAVNAARGGIIDEQALVDALHSGHLFAAGVDVFVDEPPAPDHIFLGAPNLGITAHLGANTFEAQERVGAEIVSRVLDALHGDVSKGAVNAPALDAKTLEALGGYLKLGEKLGRVLAQLLPGAHDVEVSFRGEFPADPAPVVTSVLVGYLSGITDETPNMINARALARERGVNIAIREEQDSPDYQTEVIVKVTGGGRGEKERTRTVGGTVFGRNPRLTRLRDFRVELEPEGFILIASNQDKPGAVAKLSTLLGSWGVNIAGMALGRAEKGGQALFTLTLDDALTAEQLDQVRALDVIDSAYLVRA; from the coding sequence ATGACCGCCACCGCCCCCGCACAGGCAGATCAGACCGCCGCCACCCCGCTGCGCGTCCTGATCTGCGACGAGATGAATCCCGGCGACCTGAACCACCCCGGCTTCCAGATCGACTACCAGGGCAACATGGACCGCGCCGAGACGCTGCGCCGCCTGCCCGAGTACGACGCGCTGATCACCCGCAGCCGCACCAAGGTCGACCGTGAACTGATTGACGCCGCCGGGCCCAGACTCAAGGTCATCGGGCGCGGCGGCGTGGGCGTGGACAACATCGACCTCGACTACGCCAGCCTGCGCGGCCTGCTCGTCCTGAACGCCCCGGAGAGCAACAACGTGTCGGCCGCCGAGCTGGCCGTCATGCACCTGATGGCCGCCGCGCGCGGCCTGACCCGTAGCGACAGCAAGACCCGCGCCGGGCAGTGGGACCGCAAGTACCTGGGCCTGGAACTCAAGGACAAGACCCTGGGCATCGTGGGGCTGGGCCGCATCGGCTCCATCGTGGCCGACCGCGCGCAGGGGCTGCGCATGCACGTCGTGGCCTTCGACCCCTACGTGCCCGACAGCAAGTTCGAGCGGCTGGGCGTCACCCGCGCCGCCACCCTCGACGAGCTGCTCTCGCAGGTGGACGCCATCACCGTGCACACCCCCCTGACCGACGAGACGCGCGGCATGATCGGCGCCGAGCAGCTCGCCCGCCTGAAGAAGGGCGCGATCGCCGTGAACGCCGCGCGCGGCGGCATCATCGACGAGCAGGCGCTCGTGGACGCCCTGCACAGCGGGCACCTGTTCGCCGCCGGGGTGGACGTGTTCGTGGACGAACCCCCCGCGCCGGACCACATCTTCCTGGGCGCCCCGAACCTGGGCATCACCGCGCACCTGGGCGCCAACACCTTCGAGGCGCAGGAACGCGTCGGCGCGGAGATCGTCTCGCGGGTGCTGGACGCCCTGCACGGCGACGTCAGCAAGGGCGCCGTGAACGCCCCCGCGCTGGACGCCAAGACGCTGGAGGCCCTGGGCGGCTACCTGAAGCTCGGGGAGAAGCTGGGCCGCGTCCTCGCGCAGCTCCTGCCCGGCGCGCACGACGTGGAGGTCTCCTTCCGGGGCGAGTTCCCCGCCGACCCCGCGCCGGTCGTCACGAGCGTCCTGGTGGGCTACCTGTCGGGCATCACCGACGAGACGCCCAACATGATCAACGCCCGCGCCCTGGCCAGGGAACGCGGCGTGAACATCGCCATCCGCGAGGAACAGGACAGCCCCGACTATCAGACCGAGGTGATCGTGAAGGTCACGGGCGGCGGCCGGGGCGAGAAGGAACGCACCCGCACCGTGGGCGGCACGGTGTTCGGCCGTAACCCCCGCCTGACCCGCCTGCGCGACTTCCGCGTGGAACTCGAACCCGAAGGCTTCATCCTGATCGCCAGCAACCAGGACAAACCCGGCGCGGTCGCCAAGCTCAGCACCCTGCTCGGCAGCTGGGGCGTGAACATCGCCGGGATGGCCCTGGGCCGCGCCGAGAAGGGCGGGCAGGCGCTGTTCACCCTGACCCTCGACGACGCCCTGACCGCCGAACAGCTCGATCAGGTCCGCGCGCTGGACGTCATCGACAGCGCGTACCTCGTCCGGGCGTAA